A window of the Desulfobaccales bacterium genome harbors these coding sequences:
- a CDS encoding DUF4198 domain-containing protein → MGYPAILALLLTIVLLLPARLAAHVYVLWPKTPGCYGQSGETAAWTGFWGHPTEMLVDDATLPKIWVRGPDGRKGPALLKEIRLRDGESGQERRAYEAEFTPPVRGDYYLVLESPPVFIPEDKVFCRDWVKSIYHVDVERGWDDTLGLEVEIVPLTRPYGWPAGVAFTGKAVFKNAPLTRAVVEVERLSGFPVPPEKRPRDRFGRENSPLLNRTAKTDLNGYFTVTLDRPGWWVITVSRAEGTLTREGKPYPVHKRACLWVHVEEPWTPPVPPAKPAEPQGDAKPSPARP, encoded by the coding sequence ATGGGATATCCGGCGATTTTGGCCCTGCTACTGACTATCGTGCTTCTCCTGCCCGCCCGGCTGGCGGCCCACGTGTATGTCCTGTGGCCCAAGACCCCGGGATGCTACGGCCAAAGCGGCGAGACCGCCGCGTGGACCGGCTTTTGGGGCCACCCCACGGAGATGCTGGTGGATGACGCGACCCTGCCCAAGATATGGGTCCGAGGTCCCGACGGCCGCAAAGGACCGGCGCTTCTCAAAGAAATCCGCCTGAGAGATGGGGAAAGCGGCCAAGAGCGCCGGGCTTATGAAGCGGAATTCACTCCCCCTGTCCGGGGGGATTATTATCTGGTCTTGGAAAGCCCGCCCGTCTTCATCCCTGAGGACAAGGTCTTCTGCCGGGATTGGGTCAAAAGTATTTATCACGTGGATGTGGAACGGGGCTGGGATGACACCCTGGGGCTGGAGGTGGAGATCGTGCCCCTGACCCGCCCCTACGGCTGGCCGGCAGGGGTGGCCTTCACCGGCAAGGCGGTCTTCAAAAACGCCCCCCTGACCCGGGCGGTGGTGGAGGTGGAGCGCCTGAGCGGCTTTCCGGTGCCCCCGGAGAAGCGCCCCCGGGACCGGTTCGGCCGGGAGAACTCCCCCCTGCTGAACCGCACCGCCAAAACCGACCTCAACGGCTATTTCACCGTCACCCTGGACCGGCCCGGCTGGTGGGTCATCACCGTGAGCCGCGCCGAGGGCACCCTCACCCGGGAGGGCAAACCCTACCCGGTGCACAAACGGGCCTGCCTCTGGGTGCATGTGGAGGAGCCCTGGACGCCTCCCGTGCCGCCCGCCAAGCCGGCGGAGCCTCAGGGCGACGCTAAACCATCCCCCGCGCGGCCTTGA
- a CDS encoding PilZ domain-containing protein, with amino-acid sequence MVPIVVAGMNEELGPKSSRRETGDLILSVTPLGRGREPLRLPVRINSLSATGALLESLEGETPPALLSLSGREAVITVTSESSPLRDIPGRISWTRPAGTGFILGFELKEPELEVRRLLEDHMESFPRDLKELWDAWDEVHRSRPVQVAEQAAYLVGVGAVAAGTTLYLAGPDTLKLYGCIMALYGCLMMAAKSIWSLWRSRAASRP; translated from the coding sequence ATGGTACCGATCGTGGTGGCAGGAATGAACGAGGAACTTGGCCCGAAGAGTTCCCGCCGGGAGACGGGGGACCTCATCCTCTCCGTCACCCCGCTGGGACGGGGCCGGGAGCCCCTCCGGCTCCCGGTGAGGATCAACAGCCTGTCGGCGACCGGGGCACTGCTGGAGAGCCTGGAGGGCGAGACCCCGCCAGCGCTCCTCTCCTTAAGCGGCCGGGAGGCCGTCATCACGGTCACTTCGGAGTCCTCCCCCTTAAGGGACATTCCGGGCCGCATCTCCTGGACCCGACCGGCAGGCACCGGCTTCATTTTGGGTTTTGAACTCAAGGAGCCGGAACTGGAGGTGCGGCGGCTGCTGGAGGACCATATGGAGTCCTTCCCCCGGGACCTGAAGGAGCTGTGGGACGCCTGGGACGAGGTGCATCGCAGCCGCCCGGTCCAGGTGGCGGAACAGGCTGCCTATCTGGTGGGGGTGGGCGCGGTGGCCGCCGGCACCACCCTGTATCTGGCCGGCCCGGACACCCTGAAGCTGTATGGCTGCATCATGGCCCTCTACGGCTGCCTGATGATGGCCGCCAAAAGCATCTGGTCCCTGTGGCGGTCCCGGGCCGCCTCCCGGCCGTAA
- a CDS encoding P-loop NTPase produces the protein MQELSTKKLWSIGGGKGGVGKSVFTLGLGICLARLGRKVILVDADLGGANLHTLMGVRYPPLTLEDFLLKRVSRLEDLIIETQIAGIGLICGADDILGAANPTYAQKVRLLNQIEDLPADLVLLDLGAGTSFNVLDFFNYSPGKICVLTSQATSLQNVYGFIKSGLYRQISREFAKHPRVLDLLQQTDLKDAPEQIKSMHDVLLKLKQTEPETHQRLVDLLREFKVNLVVNMVKSDRDFQAGAIVERVCTSFLSISPRILGRLSYDPAVELAVNQMMPFPLRQEKGQAVKDLEQIAELVARASLSGSSLHPGETAPAAENRPMGTMARLWRRAPA, from the coding sequence ATGCAGGAGCTGAGCACAAAAAAACTGTGGAGCATCGGCGGCGGCAAAGGCGGGGTGGGCAAAAGCGTCTTCACCCTGGGATTGGGGATCTGTCTGGCCCGCCTGGGCAGGAAAGTCATCCTGGTGGACGCCGACCTGGGCGGCGCCAACCTCCATACCCTGATGGGGGTGCGTTATCCCCCCCTCACCCTGGAAGACTTTCTCCTCAAACGGGTCAGCCGCCTGGAAGACCTCATCATTGAGACCCAGATTGCCGGCATCGGCCTCATCTGTGGCGCCGACGACATCCTGGGGGCGGCCAACCCCACCTACGCCCAGAAGGTGCGCCTCCTCAACCAGATTGAGGACCTGCCCGCGGACCTGGTCCTTCTGGACCTGGGCGCCGGCACCTCCTTCAATGTCCTGGACTTCTTCAATTATTCGCCCGGGAAGATCTGCGTCCTCACCAGCCAGGCCACGTCGTTGCAGAATGTTTACGGCTTCATCAAAAGCGGCCTCTACCGTCAGATCTCCCGGGAATTCGCCAAACACCCCCGGGTGCTGGACCTGCTGCAGCAGACCGACCTCAAGGACGCCCCCGAGCAGATCAAATCCATGCACGACGTGCTCCTCAAGCTCAAGCAGACGGAGCCGGAGACCCATCAACGGCTGGTGGACCTGCTCCGGGAGTTCAAGGTCAACCTGGTGGTGAACATGGTGAAGAGCGACCGGGACTTCCAGGCCGGGGCCATCGTGGAGCGGGTCTGCACCTCCTTCCTCAGCATCTCCCCCCGTATCCTGGGACGCCTGTCCTACGATCCGGCGGTGGAGCTGGCGGTCAACCAGATGATGCCCTTCCCCCTGCGCCAGGAAAAGGGCCAAGCGGTGAAGGATCTGGAACAGATCGCCGAGCTGGTGGCCCGGGCCAGCCTCTCGGGATCCTCTCTCCACCCGGGGGAGACGGCCCCGGCCGCAGAGAATCGCCCCATGGGCACCATGGCCCGCCTCTGGCGCCGGGCCCCGGCCTAA
- a CDS encoding radical SAM protein, translating to MRILLVQPTTKYPDRRPLRSRKRWLLGITLPYLAALTPPGVDVELADDRLSPIPYERAYDLVGITATCATSERAYEIAAEFRRRGVPVVMGGFHISLHPEEALEHADAVVVGEAEEVWPQVVEDARRRRLKPRYQAAGFHDLKGLPRPRLELVDFRRYRVKILPTQTSRGCPYHCAFCEVPIVYGHTYRRRPIGEVIEEIKTNVALTGLRKVYFIDDNLTGHREYAKELFKALMPLNIRWSCLWTINTSRDEELLDLARDSGCFHINIGIENVCQESITSIDKVQNRVKDYEDMLARLRERGLFYSLNFMFGLDGDTKELFAETLDFLERVKAPMAFFNVATPRRGTPMWEQLAKEGRVHNPEAEKYLGMVCNFVPLHMTPEECEEGVWDCFRKFYSFPSIFRRLLWPPSRYVFQGLPSNLFFRWAVNRRIDPVDFY from the coding sequence ATGCGCATCCTGTTAGTGCAACCCACAACCAAATATCCGGACCGGCGGCCCCTCAGGAGCCGCAAACGCTGGCTTTTGGGCATCACCCTGCCCTATCTGGCGGCCCTCACCCCGCCGGGGGTGGACGTGGAGCTGGCGGACGACCGCCTCTCCCCCATCCCCTACGAGCGCGCCTACGATCTGGTGGGCATCACCGCCACTTGCGCCACCTCGGAGCGGGCCTATGAGATCGCCGCCGAATTCCGCCGCCGGGGGGTGCCGGTGGTCATGGGCGGCTTCCACATCAGCCTCCACCCCGAGGAGGCCCTGGAGCACGCCGACGCCGTGGTGGTGGGGGAGGCGGAGGAAGTCTGGCCCCAGGTGGTGGAGGACGCCCGGCGCCGGCGCCTCAAGCCCCGCTATCAGGCCGCCGGTTTTCACGACCTGAAGGGCCTGCCCCGGCCCCGCCTGGAGCTGGTGGACTTTCGCCGCTACCGGGTGAAGATCCTGCCCACCCAGACTTCCCGGGGCTGCCCCTATCACTGCGCCTTCTGCGAGGTGCCCATCGTTTACGGCCACACCTACCGCCGCCGGCCCATCGGCGAAGTCATCGAGGAGATTAAAACCAACGTGGCCTTGACCGGCCTGCGTAAGGTTTATTTCATTGATGACAACCTTACCGGCCACCGGGAGTATGCCAAGGAGCTCTTCAAGGCCCTCATGCCCTTGAACATCCGCTGGAGCTGCCTGTGGACCATCAACACCAGCCGGGATGAGGAGCTCCTGGATCTGGCCCGGGACTCGGGTTGTTTTCACATCAATATCGGGATAGAAAATGTCTGCCAGGAGTCCATCACCTCCATCGACAAGGTGCAGAACCGGGTGAAGGACTACGAGGACATGCTGGCCCGGCTGAGGGAGCGGGGCCTGTTTTACTCCCTCAATTTCATGTTCGGGCTGGACGGGGACACCAAGGAGCTCTTCGCCGAAACCCTGGATTTCCTGGAGCGGGTCAAGGCCCCCATGGCCTTCTTCAATGTGGCCACCCCCAGGCGGGGCACCCCCATGTGGGAACAGCTGGCCAAAGAAGGGCGGGTGCACAACCCCGAGGCGGAAAAATACCTGGGCATGGTGTGCAACTTCGTCCCCCTGCACATGACCCCGGAGGAGTGCGAGGAGGGCGTGTGGGACTGCTTCCGGAAGTTCTACTCCTTCCCATCCATCTTCCGGCGGCTCTTGTGGCCCCCCAGCCGCTATGTCTTCCAGGGCCTGCCCAGCAACCTCTTTTTCCGCTGGGCGGTGAACCGCCGCATTGACCCGGTGGATTTTTACTGA
- a CDS encoding bifunctional DNA primase/polymerase — translation MEDTFLMQGGQALPEDAGGEGGDSGGRGGRAKGATGQRPAPKRNFSGLKEEELERILHLKRNLDYSDTLIQYAGKYRKMGWELVAVNLRGEPAYDLDFREAEEVWAARLADWSLEGHQVNLGIRTGAPSRLLVVEVHREESRPPFDRRGEWGSGCVAEVGVEREQHYYTLPKGWQPPSSFFLESFQIMIFGEGGLVLAPPSMEPQLQTNLRWLRPPWESPPTRPSPALCRFISDHAPRLQAEQAKPLPEVLAWSRIYPLIQPHPRILQALLAPAASFEAYYRTLLSEARAVGLEDPAVLLGLLWHAPLGDSRDSWEKAAHLEELVKQALSGVQPPAAGVAPEVSPRAPADPGAPVPAAPEAAPPGPGIMPSTPGGNGHARPEPAGPAPPSWQEMLRLTQENLLVERRRYEAMIYELGKLGALQEFFRRENRQNKALRDKLESQWTQELEYLRQQLTAKKPKKGWYRSWWQE, via the coding sequence GTGGAGGACACCTTCCTGATGCAGGGCGGCCAGGCCCTCCCGGAGGACGCAGGCGGCGAGGGAGGCGACAGCGGCGGCCGGGGGGGACGCGCCAAAGGCGCCACCGGCCAGCGTCCGGCCCCCAAACGCAACTTCTCCGGCCTCAAGGAGGAGGAACTGGAGCGCATCCTGCATCTGAAACGGAACCTGGATTACAGCGACACCCTGATCCAATACGCCGGGAAGTACCGCAAAATGGGCTGGGAGCTGGTGGCGGTCAATCTGCGGGGGGAACCCGCCTATGACCTGGATTTCCGGGAGGCGGAGGAGGTCTGGGCGGCCCGGCTGGCAGACTGGAGCCTGGAAGGGCATCAGGTGAACCTGGGCATCCGCACCGGCGCCCCTTCCCGATTATTGGTGGTGGAGGTCCACCGGGAAGAGAGCCGCCCCCCCTTCGACCGCCGGGGGGAGTGGGGTTCCGGCTGTGTGGCGGAAGTGGGGGTGGAGCGGGAGCAGCACTACTACACCCTGCCCAAGGGTTGGCAGCCGCCGTCGTCCTTTTTTCTGGAGAGCTTCCAGATCATGATCTTCGGGGAGGGCGGCCTGGTGCTGGCGCCGCCCTCCATGGAGCCCCAGCTCCAGACCAACCTCCGGTGGCTGCGGCCGCCCTGGGAGAGCCCCCCCACCCGGCCCTCTCCGGCCTTGTGCCGTTTCATCAGCGACCATGCCCCGCGCCTGCAGGCGGAGCAGGCCAAGCCCTTGCCCGAGGTCCTGGCCTGGAGCCGGATTTACCCCCTCATCCAGCCGCATCCCCGCATCTTGCAGGCCCTGCTGGCCCCGGCGGCGTCCTTTGAGGCCTACTACCGCACCCTGCTCTCCGAGGCCCGGGCCGTGGGGCTGGAAGACCCGGCGGTGCTCCTGGGTCTCTTATGGCACGCCCCCCTGGGGGATTCCCGGGATTCCTGGGAGAAGGCGGCCCACCTGGAGGAGCTGGTGAAGCAGGCCCTGTCGGGGGTGCAGCCGCCGGCTGCGGGCGTTGCCCCGGAGGTGTCGCCTCGGGCCCCCGCGGACCCTGGGGCTCCGGTGCCCGCCGCCCCGGAGGCAGCACCTCCCGGCCCCGGCATCATGCCTTCCACCCCCGGGGGCAACGGCCATGCCCGGCCCGAGCCGGCGGGCCCGGCCCCGCCCTCCTGGCAGGAGATGCTGCGCCTGACCCAGGAAAACCTCCTGGTGGAGCGCCGCCGCTATGAGGCCATGATCTATGAGCTGGGCAAACTGGGGGCCCTGCAGGAGTTCTTTCGGCGGGAGAACCGGCAGAACAAGGCCCTGCGGGACAAACTGGAGAGTCAGTGGACCCAGGAGCTGGAATACCTCCGCCAGCAGCTCACCGCCAAAAAGCCGAAGAAGGGATGGTACCGATCGTGGTGGCAGGAATGA
- a CDS encoding HD domain-containing phosphohydrolase produces MSQAEAALESGKTEISKWDDDTLPAVRAPEASSGLPAPAETLFPQEIAAEEETQVLIANSQRLLMTMRQAMQTLMQDQGPSPEEKGALLYDLLLAWTRQFYDSPQCRSGPLMDVARDLVGTLYRLLAAAPRLGLLALSLRRLDAGLAGHCLNVSLLALSYARHYAWPETAARTLGLGALLHDLGMTALPGAWEKSGPLSSDELELLRRHPQGGVQLLKPFPHLPGKVFLMVAQHHENADGSGYPLGLPLAAIHPYARLLRILDTFEALTSVRPWRPPLSPAKALSCMLYSGAHGTEFDLRLLENVRRFLDRLSHQE; encoded by the coding sequence ATGAGCCAGGCGGAAGCGGCGCTAGAGAGCGGCAAAACGGAGATCAGCAAGTGGGATGACGACACGCTGCCCGCGGTGCGGGCGCCGGAAGCCTCTTCCGGCCTGCCCGCACCGGCCGAAACCCTCTTCCCTCAGGAGATTGCGGCCGAGGAGGAAACCCAGGTCCTCATCGCCAACTCCCAACGCCTGCTGATGACCATGCGTCAGGCCATGCAGACCCTGATGCAGGACCAGGGGCCCTCGCCGGAGGAGAAGGGGGCGCTCCTCTATGACCTCCTCCTGGCCTGGACCCGGCAGTTTTATGACAGCCCCCAGTGCCGCTCCGGTCCCTTGATGGATGTGGCCCGGGACTTGGTGGGCACCCTCTACCGCCTGCTGGCCGCCGCCCCCCGTCTGGGTCTCTTGGCCCTCAGCCTCCGCCGCCTGGACGCCGGTCTGGCGGGCCATTGCCTCAACGTCAGCCTCCTCGCCCTCAGCTACGCCCGTCACTATGCCTGGCCGGAGACCGCCGCCCGCACCCTGGGGCTGGGCGCGCTCCTCCACGACCTGGGGATGACCGCCCTCCCCGGTGCCTGGGAGAAGAGCGGCCCCTTGAGCAGCGACGAACTGGAGCTTCTGCGCCGTCACCCCCAGGGCGGGGTGCAGCTCCTGAAACCCTTCCCCCACCTCCCGGGGAAGGTCTTCCTGATGGTGGCCCAGCATCATGAAAACGCCGACGGCAGCGGCTACCCTCTGGGCCTGCCCCTGGCCGCCATCCACCCCTATGCCCGGCTGCTCCGGATCCTGGACACCTTTGAAGCCCTGACCTCGGTGCGGCCGTGGCGGCCTCCCTTAAGTCCCGCCAAGGCCCTGTCCTGCATGCTCTATTCCGGCGCGCACGGCACCGAATTCGACCTCCGCCTCCTGGAGAATGTGCGCCGCTTCCTGGACCGGCTCAGTCACCAGGAGTAG
- a CDS encoding MarC family protein, producing the protein MVTEFTSHALHLFITSLVSLWVIVDPPGNILAYLTLSAGLTPEEARTLARRACLFSFLVLTTFIVAGRLVLAFFGITLPAFQIAGGLILFRIAFDMLEARGHFNRLDTSSSLVAEDYRDVALVPLAVPLLSGPGAISTILVLTSRSRNLMEDALILLALALVMLSTYAAFRFAEPLLTLLKDTGIRLLTRLMGLILAALAVQFVLDGLRAAFAHFPQ; encoded by the coding sequence ATGGTGACGGAATTCACCAGCCACGCCCTGCATCTGTTTATCACCAGCTTGGTGTCGTTGTGGGTTATTGTGGACCCGCCCGGGAACATCTTGGCTTACCTCACCCTGTCCGCCGGCCTCACGCCTGAGGAGGCCCGCACCCTGGCCCGCCGGGCCTGTCTCTTTTCCTTCCTCGTGCTCACGACCTTCATTGTGGCGGGCCGTCTGGTGCTGGCCTTCTTCGGCATCACCCTGCCGGCCTTCCAGATCGCCGGCGGCCTCATCCTTTTCCGCATCGCCTTTGACATGCTGGAGGCCCGGGGCCATTTCAACCGCCTGGACACCTCCTCCAGCCTGGTGGCGGAGGATTACCGGGATGTGGCCCTGGTGCCCCTGGCGGTGCCGCTTCTTTCCGGCCCCGGAGCCATCTCCACCATCCTGGTGCTCACCAGCCGCTCCCGCAACCTGATGGAGGACGCCCTCATCCTTTTGGCCCTGGCGCTGGTGATGCTCAGCACCTACGCCGCCTTCCGCTTTGCCGAGCCGTTGCTCACCCTCCTCAAGGACACCGGCATCCGCCTGCTCACCCGCCTCATGGGCCTGATTCTGGCGGCTCTGGCGGTGCAGTTCGTGCTGGACGGCCTGCGGGCCGCCTTTGCCCATTTCCCTCAGTAA